From a single Glycine soja cultivar W05 chromosome 19, ASM419377v2, whole genome shotgun sequence genomic region:
- the LOC114398103 gene encoding uncharacterized protein LOC114398103 — MEELQTPSYNGQTENPDTLLFEDIDSTCSTPYVSAPSSPGRGPISAAGGGFFYSAPASPMHFTITAASTYTHSASSSSEKNSGCDFEFSARFVSCGFTGSGSMSSADELFLNGQIRPMKLSTHLERPQVLAPLLDLEEEGEENEEVEAGVRGRDLRLRDKSLRRRTRSLSPLRNTPLEWTENEEKTEKKENVDPSVSSGSGRSSKRWVFLRDFLRSKSEGRSNNKFWSTISFSPAAKDKKPQNQGNGPQKPKKVAGKPTNGVGKKRVPAASPHELHYKANRAQAEELRRKTFLPYRQGLLGCLGFSSKGYGAMSGFARALNPVSSR, encoded by the coding sequence ATGGAGGAGCTCCAAACCCCAAGCTATAATGGCCAAACCGAAAACCCAGACACTCTCCTCTTCGAAGACATTGACAGCACCTGCTCCACTCCCTACGTCAGCGCCCCTTCCAGTCCCGGCCGGGGACCCATCTCCGCCGCCGGAGGAGGGTTCTTCTACAGTGCTCCGGCTAGCCCAATGCACTTCACCATAACCGCCGCTTCCACTTACACACACTCAGCCTCTTCTTCCTCGGAAAAAAACTCTGGTTGCGATTTTGAGTTCTCGGCCCGGTTCGTTTCTTGCGGGTTTACTGGTTCCGGTTCGATGAGCTCGGCGGACGAGCTGTTCTTGAACGGTCAGATCCGGCCCATGAAGCTCTCGACCCACTTGGAGCGGCCGCAGGTCTTAGCTCCCTTGCTGGATCTCGAAGAAGAGGGCGAAGAAAACGAGGAAGTTGAAGCCGGTGTACGGGGTAGAGATCTGAGGCTGCGCGACAAATCACTCCGCAGAAGGACCAGATCCCTGTCACCTCTTCGGAACACGCCGTTAGAGTGGACGGAGAACGAGGAAAAAacggaaaagaaggaaaacgtGGACCCTTCCGTTTCGAGCGGAAGTGGAAGGAGTTCCAAGAGGTGGGTTTTCTTGAGGGATTTCTTAAGAAGCAAAAGCGAGGGAAGGAGTAATAACAAGTTCTGGTCCACTATTTCCTTTTCCCCCGCCGCAAAGGACAAGAAGCCCCAAAATCAGGGAAATGGGCCGCAGAAGCCCAAGAAGGTCGCCGGAAAGCCCACTAACGGCGTCGGGAAGAAGCGAGTGCCGGCGGCGTCGCCGCACGAGTTGCATTATAAAGCCAACAGAGCGCAAGCGGAGGAGTTGAGAAGGAAAACTTTTTTGCCTTATAGGCAGGGCTTGCTTGGGTGCTTGGGATTTAGTTCCAAAGGTTATGGTGCCATGAGTGGCTTTGCTAGAGCCTTAAACCCCGTCTCTtccaggtaa